One stretch of Caloenas nicobarica isolate bCalNic1 chromosome 4, bCalNic1.hap1, whole genome shotgun sequence DNA includes these proteins:
- the SHROOM3 gene encoding protein Shroom3 isoform X4, whose amino-acid sequence MAAVGLIRQSGLLMDTHAAKGCTGLSPSPPSPACVTADFPPSTTTWSGGVKLRLKTRRSETPGRPHSWHSIKLAENQPDPSMMQISQGTLGTPWHQSYHSSSSTSDLSGYEHGYLRRSPDQYSSRGSMESLDHSSPAYYSCHLSPAKSTNSIDQLSHLHSKRDSAYSSFSTNSSIPEYPAPPFGKEHSCSMDSVHSQGGPQEGMRQADIRYVRTVYDAQRGISEEYEVKSSALLPSCEARASLDGRGRGRLHGFGRHNAAPSWAQPGQGSSDSQNQSPKGPPLPPARSDSYAAIRHHERPSSCAGLDLNKPSRSQPKGMWPPLVSTLSQGLKSPFAEGLLHTVVEKSPESSPTVKPKQSYSQPGQPLLPTGVYPVPSPEPHYAQVPQPSASNNGTLYPALAKESGYSPPISVSKAVASSTLGFDENGNQNTTNRSTVFYQPLATEKKHDAAAKLIQQKPSTAGPEVCLTTSRKEELLPKHSFQAPQPQLRDAGERRTHYQPKEDWAAESQEDKNGNAQVNERDAAAHHQWGHSTAKQYGFSSLQNIPESSRRQSSSELREMQPGEGYSNTRLSLNSSCKEEKDHRGQGPRQWSDVNTESFERQEEEGMSTAPFHATEPRCEEPPSPQHPKTSDFGRSRLSSSSTQSFPYGKPDPSKSRCSVLEKVSKFEQREQSTHRPHSTGVPSFGQHYGPSRTSQPSGARSSLNSLEDTRGKLREPGQLPAEPGRLSSPSVRNGKLEELDWRPVELQMVASAKQARPSECYSLCPESEVQVRTAQLPRSKSTFQLGGELEKEVLWKDSIQDAHGSQLDTPFNRAYRNSIKDAQSRVLRATSFRRISPPFGSTPKRTAQRPASAHVGMRSTAASPHTPKERHSVTPTESSLSALDYTKAQHILRIGGRKRLTAEQKKRSYSEPEKMNEVGISDGEQSPFSFHKKGLHFVFPENTVADRRKIFERDGKTSSTASISKPELKQLQQSALADYMQRKTGRRPSSQDVGLLRERSHSSYLQAGGPDSQSLSSASSMNSLHDQNLYRRRESIEQVSRTGRISSTLPPGLMGCFDVSGDEKKKGRQDSSVTSRLKTDRCRDSRARAELSKGTQTDLLGTQGQPRCGKQEHIFERRSSTRKSGKSMSVEDLLDRYDNQTVPVHVRSRSSPTADKKHQDLLRRENSEFGPMVRDPFYVVGAGARSITKKERSYSEKMAFTSYYPHPHRSSDVATGSATLTENHKLSELSRPDSRTSAFVPSPTEARSHYPEQKQGFKPLFLNLIPSGSSQSSPNTPPQTPSDFQTAGPRQHHAKRDAGPPEGSGNIQAQSFDAVQDRSPETPTEEMMWRRKAGPLHRSLPPKVVWAHLMKDNSYSRAMVSPPAARPKFSQRWQSLPAHSSTSSDPDTPSPQGTTHLRISESALQLTPPALLQDDDDDEVFVMPSQPTVVAPSFSPPLPSRPPPELSSCPSANGEEEFPPLPPPAVLEENRAAGDKSAGLTEEARASSFKSFPKVLAEREVTELGTSIGENNRPLSPPASKRTSSPSAVDKQHHLPAASESPQSSDRELTTQPEGNHREPAVIAGKSETSSLDSGTPSAAPPAKTKKKTPEDIKSEALAKEIIHKDKSLADILDPDSKMKTTMDLMEGLFPSGTSLLKENNMKRKMTQKKAGRTVTTEDM is encoded by the exons CTCCTCAACCAGCGATCTCTCTGGCTACGAGCATGGCTATCTGAGGAGAAGTCCCGACCAGTACAGCTCCCGGGGCAGCATGGAGAGCTTGGACCACTCCTCCCCTGCCTACTACTCTTGTCACCTGTCCCCGGCCAAATCCACCAACAGCATCGACCAGCTCTCCCACCTCCACAGCAAGAGAGACTCTgcctacagctccttctccaccaactccagcatccctgagtaTCCCGCTCCTCCGTTCGGCAAGGAGCACTCCTGCTCCATGGACAGCGTGCACTCCCAAGGCGGCCCACAGGAGGGGATGAGGCAAGCCGACATCAGGTACGTCAGAACAGTCTATGACGCCCAGCGAGGGATCTCCGAGGAGTACGAGGTGAAGTCCTCCGCCTTGCTTCCGAGCTGCGAGGCCCGTGCCTCGCTGGACGGTCGCGGCCGCGGCAGGCTCCACGGCTTCGGCCGGCACAACGCAGCTCCCTCCTGGGCACAGCCAGGCCAGGGCTCCTCGGACAGCCAGAACCAGTCCCCCAAGGGGCCTCCTTTGCCCCCTGCCCGCAGCGACAGCTACGCGGCCATCAGGCATCACGAGAGGCCCAGCTCGTGCGCTGGCCTTGACCTGAACAAGCCTAGTCGAAGCCAGCCGAAAGGGATGTGGCCTCCGCTTGTCAGCACTCTCTCCCAGGGGCTGAAAAGCCCCTTTGCAGAAGGACTTCTGCACACCGTGGTGGAGAAGAGCCCAGAGAGCAGCCCCACTGTGAAGCCCAAGCAGAGCTAttcccagccagggcagcccctgctgcctACTGGTGTCTACCCGGTGCCTTCCCCAGAGCCGCACTACGCCCAGGTGCCCCAGCCTTCTGCAAGCAATAACGGGACGCTTTATCCAGCTCTGGCCAAAGAAAGCGGGTACTCGCCACCCATTTCAGTCTCAAAGGCTGTAGCCAGCAGCACCTTGGGCTTTGATGAGAATGGAAACCAAAACACTACAAACAGATCGACCGTCTTCTACCAGCCCCTAGCCACTGAGAAAAAGCACGATGCTGCAGCAAAACTTATCCAGCAAAAACCTAGCACGGCTGGCCCAGAAGTCTGCCTGACCACGTCGAGAAAGGAGGAGTTGTTACCCAAACACAGTTTTCAAGCTCCACAGCCACAGCTGAGGGATGCTGGTGAGAGAAGAACCCATTACCAGCCCAAAGAGGACTGGGCGGCCGAATCCCAGGAGGACAAAAATGGTAATGCACAGGTAAACGAGAGAGACGCTGCTGCTCATCACCAGTGGGGCCACAGCACGGCCAAGCAGTATGGCTTCTCCTCCTTGCAGAACATCCCAGAGAGTTCTAGGAGGCAAAGCAGCTCCGAGCTAAGAGAGATGCAGCCAGGCGAGGGTTACTCCAACACCAGACTGTCCTTGAACAGCAGCTGTAAAGAGGAGAAGGATCACAGGGGACAGGGGCCCAGACAGTGGAGTGACGTGAACACAGAGTCCTTTGAGAGGCAGGAAGAGGAGGGCATGAGCACAGCCCCGTTCCATGCCACTGAGCCCAGATGCGAAGAGCCCCCTTCGCCACAGCACCCAAAGACCTCCGATTTCGGGAGGAGCCGGCTCAGTTCTAGCAGCACCCAAAGCTTTCCCTACGGCAAACCAGACCCCAGCAAGTCCCGCTGCTCGGTGCTGGAGAAGGTCAGCAAGTTTGAGCAGCGAGAGCAAAGTACTCACCGGCCCCACAGCACTGGCGTGCCCAGCTTCGGCCAGCACTACGGGCCGAGCAGGACGAGCCAGCCCTCGGGTGCCAGGTCCTCTCTGAACAGCCTGGAAGACACGCGGGGCAAGCTCCGCGAGCCCGGCCAGCTGCCCGCTGAGCCAGGCAGGCTCTCCAGCCCCTCCGTCAGGAACGGGAAGCTTGAAGAGCTTGACTGGCGTCCTGTGGAGCTGCAGATGGTGGCTTCGGCAAAGCAGGCGAGACCCAGCGAATGCTACAGCCTGTGTCCTGAAAGCGAGGTGCAAGTAAGGACGGCTCAGCTACCGAGGAGTAAAAGCACGTTCCAGCTGGGAggggagctggagaaggaggtcCTCTGGAAAGACAGCATCCAGGATGCCCACGGCTCGCAGCTGGACACACCGTTCAACAGGGCCTACAGGAACAGCATCAAAGATGCTCAGTCCAGGGTGTTGAGGGCCACTTCGTTCCGACGTATCAGCCCCCCGTTCGGCAGCACACCCAAGAGGACAGCGCAGAGGCCCGCCTCGGCCCACGTGGGCATGAGGAGCACGGCAGCATCGCCCCACACCCCGAAGGAGAGGCACAGCGTCACGCCGACAGAAAGCAGCCTCTCCGCCCTGGACTACACCAAGGCACAGCACATCTTGCGCATCGGAGGCCGAAAGCGGCTGACGGCAGAGCAGAAGAAGCGGTCTTACTCGGAGCCGGAGAAAATGAATGAAGTGGGCATCTCTGATGGGGAGCAGTCGCCTTTCTCCTTCCATAAGAAAGGGCTCCATTTTGTCTTCCCAGAGAATACGGTGGCTGACCGGCGTAAGATCTTTGAAAGGGATGGCAAAACTTCCTCCACGGCGAGCATCTCCAAGCCAGAGCTcaagcagctccagcagagcgCCCTTGCTGACTACATGCAGCGCAAAACGGGGAGACGGCCGTCCTCGCAAGACGTGGGGCTGCTGAGGGAGCGCTCCCACAGCTCCTACCTACAGGCAGGGGGCCCAGACAGCCAGAGCCTTTCCTCCGCCTCCAGCATGAATTCCCTGCACGACCAGAACCTGTACCGCCGGAGAGAGTCCATAGAGCAGGTATCCAGGACGGGGCGGATATCTTCTACCCTTCCTCCTGGACTGATGGGCTGCTTCGACGTGAGCGGAgatgagaagaagaaagggcGGCAGGACAGCTCAGTCACGAGCCGCCTGAAAACGGACAGGTGCCGGGATTCCAGAGCCAGAGCGGAGCTCAGCAAAGGCACACAGACAGACCTGCTGGGCACACAGGGCCAGCCGCGCTGCGGGAAGCAGGAGCACATCTTTGAAAGACGCTCTAGCACCAGGAAATCTGGGAAATCCATGTCTGTGGAAGACTTGCTCGATAGGTACGACAATCAGACAGTCCCTGTGCATGTACGTTCCAGATCGTCTCCCACAGCGGATAAGAAACACCAG GACCTGTTGAGAAGGGAAAACAGTGAATTTGGCCCCATGGTGAGAGATCCTTTCTATGTGGTCGGCGCAGGAGCCAG GTCTATcaccaagaaagaaagaagctatTCAGAAAAAATGGCATTCACAAGTTATTACCCCCATCCTCACCGCAGCAGCGACGTTGCCACCGGGTCCGCCACACTGACCGAGAACCACAAGCTCTCAGAACTCTCCAGGCCAGATAGCAGGACTTCTGCATTTGTCCCATCCCCAACAGAGGCAAGGAGCCACTATCCTGAGCAAAAGCAAGGCTTTAAACCCTTGTTCCTTAACCTTATTCCTTCTGGATCTAGCCAGTCCTCCCCAAATACGCCCCCCCAGACTCCTTCAGACTTCCAGACTGCAGGTCCGAGACAGCACCATGCCAAACGAGATGCTGGTCCTCCTGAGGGCAGCGGTAATATTCAAGCACAGTCTTTCGATGCTGTCCAGGATAGATCCCCTGAGACTCCCACGGAAGAAATGATGTGGAGAAGGAAAGCAGGGCCGCTTCACAGATCCCTGCCACCCAAAGTGGTGTGGGCTCACTTGATGAAAGACAACAGCTACTCCAGGGCTATGGtgtctcctccagcagccaggCCAAAGTTCTCCCAGAGGTGGCAGTCCCTGCCGGCACACAGCAGCACTTCTTCTGACCCAGACACTCCTTCTCCCCAGGGGACAACCCATCTCCGCATCTCGGAATCGGCCCTGCAGCTCACGCCTCCGGCGTTGCTGCAGGACGATGATGATGACGAGGTGTTTGTCATGCCTTCCCAGCCCACTGTCGTGGCTCCATCCTTCTCACCCCCACTGCCATCCCGTCCTCCTCCTGAGCTGAGCTCTTGCCCTTCTGCAAACGGCGAGGAGGAGTTCCCACCTCTTCCCCCACCAGCTGTGCTTGAGGAGAACCGGGCAGCTGGAGACAAATCCGCCGGGCTCACAGAGGAGGCCAGAGCAAG CAGCTTCAAAAGCTTTCCCAAAGTCCTGGCCGAGAGGGAGGTAACAGAGTTGGGCACCAGTATCGGTGAAAATAATCGGCCCCTCTCACCACCTGCGTCAAAGCGGACTAGCTCTCCGTCTGCTGTGGATAAGCAGCACCACTtacctgctgcttctgaaagtcCTCAGAGCTCTGATAGAGAGCTCACAACTCAACCTGAAGGCAACCACAGAGAGCCAGCAGTCATCGCTGGGAAGTCGGAAACCAGCAGCCTGGACTCCGGGACACCCAGCGCAGCACCTCCAGccaagacaaagaaaaagaccCCAGAGGATATTAAGTCAGAGGCTCTAGCAAAAGAGATCATCCATAAAGACAAGTCTCTGGCTGATATCCTGGATCCAGATTCCAAAATGAAGACAACCATGGACTTAATGGAAGGGCTTTTCCCCAGTGGAACCAGCTTGCTGAAGGAGAACAACATGAAAAGGAAGATGACGCAGAAGAAAGCTGGCAGGACAGTAACCACAGAAGACATGTAA
- the SHROOM3 gene encoding protein Shroom3 isoform X3 — MMQISQGTLGTPWHQSYHSSSSTSDLSGYEHGYLRRSPDQYSSRGSMESLDHSSPAYYSCHLSPAKSTNSIDQLSHLHSKRDSAYSSFSTNSSIPEYPAPPFGKEHSCSMDSVHSQGGPQEGMRQADIRYVRTVYDAQRGISEEYEVKSSALLPSCEARASLDGRGRGRLHGFGRHNAAPSWAQPGQGSSDSQNQSPKGPPLPPARSDSYAAIRHHERPSSCAGLDLNKPSRSQPKGMWPPLVSTLSQGLKSPFAEGLLHTVVEKSPESSPTVKPKQSYSQPGQPLLPTGVYPVPSPEPHYAQVPQPSASNNGTLYPALAKESGYSPPISVSKAVASSTLGFDENGNQNTTNRSTVFYQPLATEKKHDAAAKLIQQKPSTAGPEVCLTTSRKEELLPKHSFQAPQPQLRDAGERRTHYQPKEDWAAESQEDKNGNAQVNERDAAAHHQWGHSTAKQYGFSSLQNIPESSRRQSSSELREMQPGEGYSNTRLSLNSSCKEEKDHRGQGPRQWSDVNTESFERQEEEGMSTAPFHATEPRCEEPPSPQHPKTSDFGRSRLSSSSTQSFPYGKPDPSKSRCSVLEKVSKFEQREQSTHRPHSTGVPSFGQHYGPSRTSQPSGARSSLNSLEDTRGKLREPGQLPAEPGRLSSPSVRNGKLEELDWRPVELQMVASAKQARPSECYSLCPESEVQVRTAQLPRSKSTFQLGGELEKEVLWKDSIQDAHGSQLDTPFNRAYRNSIKDAQSRVLRATSFRRISPPFGSTPKRTAQRPASAHVGMRSTAASPHTPKERHSVTPTESSLSALDYTKAQHILRIGGRKRLTAEQKKRSYSEPEKMNEVGISDGEQSPFSFHKKGLHFVFPENTVADRRKIFERDGKTSSTASISKPELKQLQQSALADYMQRKTGRRPSSQDVGLLRERSHSSYLQAGGPDSQSLSSASSMNSLHDQNLYRRRESIEQVSRTGRISSTLPPGLMGCFDVSGDEKKKGRQDSSVTSRLKTDRCRDSRARAELSKGTQTDLLGTQGQPRCGKQEHIFERRSSTRKSGKSMSVEDLLDRYDNQTVPVHVRSRSSPTADKKHQDLLRRENSEFGPMVRDPFYVVGAGARSITKKERSYSEKMAFTSYYPHPHRSSDVATGSATLTENHKLSELSRPDSRTSAFVPSPTEARSHYPEQKQGFKPLFLNLIPSGSSQSSPNTPPQTPSDFQTAGPRQHHAKRDAGPPEGSGNIQAQSFDAVQDRSPETPTEEMMWRRKAGPLHRSLPPKVVWAHLMKDNSYSRAMVSPPAARPKFSQRWQSLPAHSSTSSDPDTPSPQGTTHLRISESALQLTPPALLQDDDDDEVFVMPSQPTVVAPSFSPPLPSRPPPELSSCPSANGEEEFPPLPPPAVLEENRAAGDKSAGLTEEARASSFKSFPKVLAEREVTELGTSIGENNRPLSPPASKRTSSPSAVDKQHHLPAASESPQSSDRELTTQPEGNHREPAVIAGKSETSSLDSGTPSAAPPAKTKKKTPEDIKSEALAKEIIHKDKSLADILDPDSKMKTTMDLMEGLFPSGTSLLKENNMKRKMTQKKAGRTVTTEDMKEEKETPVTLVTCPAYYSVSAPKAELLNKIKDLPEEIGEEEELLDINEKKAELIGSLTHKLEILKEAKEGLLADIKMNNSLGEEVELLISQLCKPNEFDKYKMFIGDLDKVVNLLLSLSGRLARVENVLSSLGENANSEERSSLNEKRKLLAGQHEDARELKENLDRRERVVLEILGNYFSEEQLQDYQHFVKMKSALLIEQRELDDKIKLGQEQLKCLMESLPTDFTPRDATAAAALAAALATSAGAGGKTPPAASSSL; from the exons CTCCTCAACCAGCGATCTCTCTGGCTACGAGCATGGCTATCTGAGGAGAAGTCCCGACCAGTACAGCTCCCGGGGCAGCATGGAGAGCTTGGACCACTCCTCCCCTGCCTACTACTCTTGTCACCTGTCCCCGGCCAAATCCACCAACAGCATCGACCAGCTCTCCCACCTCCACAGCAAGAGAGACTCTgcctacagctccttctccaccaactccagcatccctgagtaTCCCGCTCCTCCGTTCGGCAAGGAGCACTCCTGCTCCATGGACAGCGTGCACTCCCAAGGCGGCCCACAGGAGGGGATGAGGCAAGCCGACATCAGGTACGTCAGAACAGTCTATGACGCCCAGCGAGGGATCTCCGAGGAGTACGAGGTGAAGTCCTCCGCCTTGCTTCCGAGCTGCGAGGCCCGTGCCTCGCTGGACGGTCGCGGCCGCGGCAGGCTCCACGGCTTCGGCCGGCACAACGCAGCTCCCTCCTGGGCACAGCCAGGCCAGGGCTCCTCGGACAGCCAGAACCAGTCCCCCAAGGGGCCTCCTTTGCCCCCTGCCCGCAGCGACAGCTACGCGGCCATCAGGCATCACGAGAGGCCCAGCTCGTGCGCTGGCCTTGACCTGAACAAGCCTAGTCGAAGCCAGCCGAAAGGGATGTGGCCTCCGCTTGTCAGCACTCTCTCCCAGGGGCTGAAAAGCCCCTTTGCAGAAGGACTTCTGCACACCGTGGTGGAGAAGAGCCCAGAGAGCAGCCCCACTGTGAAGCCCAAGCAGAGCTAttcccagccagggcagcccctgctgcctACTGGTGTCTACCCGGTGCCTTCCCCAGAGCCGCACTACGCCCAGGTGCCCCAGCCTTCTGCAAGCAATAACGGGACGCTTTATCCAGCTCTGGCCAAAGAAAGCGGGTACTCGCCACCCATTTCAGTCTCAAAGGCTGTAGCCAGCAGCACCTTGGGCTTTGATGAGAATGGAAACCAAAACACTACAAACAGATCGACCGTCTTCTACCAGCCCCTAGCCACTGAGAAAAAGCACGATGCTGCAGCAAAACTTATCCAGCAAAAACCTAGCACGGCTGGCCCAGAAGTCTGCCTGACCACGTCGAGAAAGGAGGAGTTGTTACCCAAACACAGTTTTCAAGCTCCACAGCCACAGCTGAGGGATGCTGGTGAGAGAAGAACCCATTACCAGCCCAAAGAGGACTGGGCGGCCGAATCCCAGGAGGACAAAAATGGTAATGCACAGGTAAACGAGAGAGACGCTGCTGCTCATCACCAGTGGGGCCACAGCACGGCCAAGCAGTATGGCTTCTCCTCCTTGCAGAACATCCCAGAGAGTTCTAGGAGGCAAAGCAGCTCCGAGCTAAGAGAGATGCAGCCAGGCGAGGGTTACTCCAACACCAGACTGTCCTTGAACAGCAGCTGTAAAGAGGAGAAGGATCACAGGGGACAGGGGCCCAGACAGTGGAGTGACGTGAACACAGAGTCCTTTGAGAGGCAGGAAGAGGAGGGCATGAGCACAGCCCCGTTCCATGCCACTGAGCCCAGATGCGAAGAGCCCCCTTCGCCACAGCACCCAAAGACCTCCGATTTCGGGAGGAGCCGGCTCAGTTCTAGCAGCACCCAAAGCTTTCCCTACGGCAAACCAGACCCCAGCAAGTCCCGCTGCTCGGTGCTGGAGAAGGTCAGCAAGTTTGAGCAGCGAGAGCAAAGTACTCACCGGCCCCACAGCACTGGCGTGCCCAGCTTCGGCCAGCACTACGGGCCGAGCAGGACGAGCCAGCCCTCGGGTGCCAGGTCCTCTCTGAACAGCCTGGAAGACACGCGGGGCAAGCTCCGCGAGCCCGGCCAGCTGCCCGCTGAGCCAGGCAGGCTCTCCAGCCCCTCCGTCAGGAACGGGAAGCTTGAAGAGCTTGACTGGCGTCCTGTGGAGCTGCAGATGGTGGCTTCGGCAAAGCAGGCGAGACCCAGCGAATGCTACAGCCTGTGTCCTGAAAGCGAGGTGCAAGTAAGGACGGCTCAGCTACCGAGGAGTAAAAGCACGTTCCAGCTGGGAggggagctggagaaggaggtcCTCTGGAAAGACAGCATCCAGGATGCCCACGGCTCGCAGCTGGACACACCGTTCAACAGGGCCTACAGGAACAGCATCAAAGATGCTCAGTCCAGGGTGTTGAGGGCCACTTCGTTCCGACGTATCAGCCCCCCGTTCGGCAGCACACCCAAGAGGACAGCGCAGAGGCCCGCCTCGGCCCACGTGGGCATGAGGAGCACGGCAGCATCGCCCCACACCCCGAAGGAGAGGCACAGCGTCACGCCGACAGAAAGCAGCCTCTCCGCCCTGGACTACACCAAGGCACAGCACATCTTGCGCATCGGAGGCCGAAAGCGGCTGACGGCAGAGCAGAAGAAGCGGTCTTACTCGGAGCCGGAGAAAATGAATGAAGTGGGCATCTCTGATGGGGAGCAGTCGCCTTTCTCCTTCCATAAGAAAGGGCTCCATTTTGTCTTCCCAGAGAATACGGTGGCTGACCGGCGTAAGATCTTTGAAAGGGATGGCAAAACTTCCTCCACGGCGAGCATCTCCAAGCCAGAGCTcaagcagctccagcagagcgCCCTTGCTGACTACATGCAGCGCAAAACGGGGAGACGGCCGTCCTCGCAAGACGTGGGGCTGCTGAGGGAGCGCTCCCACAGCTCCTACCTACAGGCAGGGGGCCCAGACAGCCAGAGCCTTTCCTCCGCCTCCAGCATGAATTCCCTGCACGACCAGAACCTGTACCGCCGGAGAGAGTCCATAGAGCAGGTATCCAGGACGGGGCGGATATCTTCTACCCTTCCTCCTGGACTGATGGGCTGCTTCGACGTGAGCGGAgatgagaagaagaaagggcGGCAGGACAGCTCAGTCACGAGCCGCCTGAAAACGGACAGGTGCCGGGATTCCAGAGCCAGAGCGGAGCTCAGCAAAGGCACACAGACAGACCTGCTGGGCACACAGGGCCAGCCGCGCTGCGGGAAGCAGGAGCACATCTTTGAAAGACGCTCTAGCACCAGGAAATCTGGGAAATCCATGTCTGTGGAAGACTTGCTCGATAGGTACGACAATCAGACAGTCCCTGTGCATGTACGTTCCAGATCGTCTCCCACAGCGGATAAGAAACACCAG GACCTGTTGAGAAGGGAAAACAGTGAATTTGGCCCCATGGTGAGAGATCCTTTCTATGTGGTCGGCGCAGGAGCCAG GTCTATcaccaagaaagaaagaagctatTCAGAAAAAATGGCATTCACAAGTTATTACCCCCATCCTCACCGCAGCAGCGACGTTGCCACCGGGTCCGCCACACTGACCGAGAACCACAAGCTCTCAGAACTCTCCAGGCCAGATAGCAGGACTTCTGCATTTGTCCCATCCCCAACAGAGGCAAGGAGCCACTATCCTGAGCAAAAGCAAGGCTTTAAACCCTTGTTCCTTAACCTTATTCCTTCTGGATCTAGCCAGTCCTCCCCAAATACGCCCCCCCAGACTCCTTCAGACTTCCAGACTGCAGGTCCGAGACAGCACCATGCCAAACGAGATGCTGGTCCTCCTGAGGGCAGCGGTAATATTCAAGCACAGTCTTTCGATGCTGTCCAGGATAGATCCCCTGAGACTCCCACGGAAGAAATGATGTGGAGAAGGAAAGCAGGGCCGCTTCACAGATCCCTGCCACCCAAAGTGGTGTGGGCTCACTTGATGAAAGACAACAGCTACTCCAGGGCTATGGtgtctcctccagcagccaggCCAAAGTTCTCCCAGAGGTGGCAGTCCCTGCCGGCACACAGCAGCACTTCTTCTGACCCAGACACTCCTTCTCCCCAGGGGACAACCCATCTCCGCATCTCGGAATCGGCCCTGCAGCTCACGCCTCCGGCGTTGCTGCAGGACGATGATGATGACGAGGTGTTTGTCATGCCTTCCCAGCCCACTGTCGTGGCTCCATCCTTCTCACCCCCACTGCCATCCCGTCCTCCTCCTGAGCTGAGCTCTTGCCCTTCTGCAAACGGCGAGGAGGAGTTCCCACCTCTTCCCCCACCAGCTGTGCTTGAGGAGAACCGGGCAGCTGGAGACAAATCCGCCGGGCTCACAGAGGAGGCCAGAGCAAG CAGCTTCAAAAGCTTTCCCAAAGTCCTGGCCGAGAGGGAGGTAACAGAGTTGGGCACCAGTATCGGTGAAAATAATCGGCCCCTCTCACCACCTGCGTCAAAGCGGACTAGCTCTCCGTCTGCTGTGGATAAGCAGCACCACTtacctgctgcttctgaaagtcCTCAGAGCTCTGATAGAGAGCTCACAACTCAACCTGAAGGCAACCACAGAGAGCCAGCAGTCATCGCTGGGAAGTCGGAAACCAGCAGCCTGGACTCCGGGACACCCAGCGCAGCACCTCCAGccaagacaaagaaaaagaccCCAGAGGATATTAAGTCAGAGGCTCTAGCAAAAGAGATCATCCATAAAGACAAGTCTCTGGCTGATATCCTGGATCCAGATTCCAAAATGAAGACAACCATGGACTTAATGGAAGGGCTTTTCCCCAGTGGAACCAGCTTGCTGAAGGAGAACAACATGAAAAGGAAGATGACGCAGAAGAAAGCTGGCAGGACAGTAACCACAGAAGACAT gaaagaagaaaaggaaactcCTGTAACCCTGGTCACCTGTCCTGCTTATTACAGTGTTTCAGCACCCAAAGCAGAACTGCTGAATAAAATCAAGGACTTGCCAGAAGAAATaggtgaggaagaggagttgCTGGACATCAATGAGAAGAAG GCTGAGCTCATCGGGAGCTTGACCCACAAGCTGGAAATCCTGAAGGAAGCCAAGGAGGGCCTGCTTGCAGACATTAAGATGAATAATTCTCTCGGAGAGGAGGTGGAGCTGCTGATCAGCCAGCTATGCAAACCTAACGAGTTTGACAAATACAAGATGTTCATTGGCGATTTGGATAAGGTGGTGAACCTCTTGCTCTCCCTCTCAGGACGCCTGGCCCGGGTAGAGAATGTTTTGAGTAGTCTAGGGGAAAATGCCAACAGTGAAGAGCGG AGTTCGCTGAACGAGAAGAGGAAACTGCTGGCTGGCCAGCACGAAGACGCCCGGGAACTCAAGGAAAACCTTGACCGTCGAGAACGCGTGGTCTTGGAGATCCTGGGCAACTACTTCTCTGAGGAACAGCTCCAGGATTACCAGCACTTTGTAAAGATGAAGTCCGCGCTCCTCATAGAGCAGCGAGAGCTAGACGATAAAATCAAACTGGGTCAGGAACAGCTCAAGTGCCTGATGGAAAGCCTCCCCACGGACTTCACGCCCAGGGATgcgacagcagcagctgccctggctgcagcactTGCTACCtcggccggggccgggggtaAAACAccgcccgccgcctcctcctcacTCTGA